A window of the Kosakonia sp. BYX6 genome harbors these coding sequences:
- a CDS encoding glycine zipper 2TM domain-containing protein encodes MNKSMLAGIGIGVAAALGVAAVASLNVFERGPQYAQVVSATPIKETVKTPRQACRNVTLTHRRPVQDENRITGSVLGAVAGGVLGHQFGGGRGKDVATVVGALGGGYAGNQIQGGMQERDTYTTTQQRCSTVYDKSEKMLGYDVTYKIGDQQGKIRMDKDPGTQIPLDGNGQLVLNNKA; translated from the coding sequence GTGAATAAATCAATGTTAGCGGGTATCGGTATTGGCGTGGCCGCTGCACTGGGCGTTGCCGCAGTTGCCAGCCTGAATGTATTTGAGCGCGGTCCTCAGTACGCGCAGGTGGTTTCCGCGACGCCAATCAAGGAAACCGTCAAAACACCGCGTCAGGCGTGTCGAAATGTAACACTGACGCACCGTCGTCCGGTTCAGGATGAAAACCGTATTACCGGTTCCGTTCTCGGCGCGGTTGCCGGTGGGGTTCTGGGTCATCAGTTCGGTGGCGGGCGAGGGAAGGATGTGGCTACCGTGGTCGGCGCATTAGGCGGCGGCTACGCCGGGAACCAAATTCAGGGTGGGATGCAGGAAAGGGACACCTACACCACAACCCAGCAGCGTTGTAGCACAGTGTATGACAAATCTGAAAAGATGCTTGGCTATGACGTGACGTACAAAATTGGCGACCAACAGGGAAAAATCCGCATGGATAAAGACCCAGGAACGCAAATTCCGCTGGATGGCAATGGTCAGCTCGTTTTGAATAACAAAGCGTAA